A single genomic interval of Planctomycetota bacterium harbors:
- the gltB gene encoding glutamate synthase large subunit, which translates to MSYGYPAKHGLYDPANEKDSCGVGFVADIKGRRSHQIVRDAIEVLVAMDHRGACGCEKNTGDGAGIMTALPHEFLADIAQATFGVALPAPGKFTAGNVFLPQDEKERAHCKRFVEKVIVEQGQTLVGWRPVPVDANGADIGPTARDAEPVIEQLFIAAAEGLDADAFERQLYIIRKRASNMLRENPELSQAKMFYVCSLSTKVIIYKGMLTPAQVVPYFRDLADERYTSHLAMVHSRFSTNTFPSWDRAQPCRFMSHNGEINTLRGNVNAMHAREGVVRSELFGDELKKCFPIAEPDCSDSGNFDNVLEFLLMNGRTLQESVMMMIPEAWQNHETMDEKKRAFYEYHSCLMEPWDGPASIVFTDGKYIGAVLDRNGLRPSRYYLTHDDKVIMASEVGVLPVDPKNVKLKGRLQPGKMFLVDFDKGRLVPDAEVKGDFAKRRPYKKWLKAQRIEMKELHTKNEPHGFEPQTLLSRMQAFGYTTETMQFMLLPLIKEKRDPVGSMGNDAALACLSDKPRMIYDYFKQLFAQVTNPAIDSIREEIVMSLECYIGPEANLLETTEGHAHRLRLPEPILNNEEMAALRHIDHRGWKSKVIDITWPRAEGAAGLGKALDRICKEAEEAVDQGFALVVLTDRAINAERVPVSALMATGAVHHHLVRQTKRTRIGVIVETGEAREVHHDCLLFGYGADGINPYLAFESLWQARRDGLLREEGYSDYQVVSRYRKGVKKGMLKVMAKMGISTLQSYKGAQIFEAIGLKSDVIDRCFTGTASRIAGVDLHVLAEELLRRHALGYPAREQVALPVLPNPGEFHWRSTGERHMWDPQSIADIQVAARTGSAEAYWRFAKHTNEEATRKCALRGLLGFKAHVNGGPIPLGEVEPASEIVKRFCTGAMSFGSISAESHEALAIAMNRLGGKSNTGEGGEDPRRWTPDANGDSRRSAIKQVASGRFGVTIDYLTNADELQIKISQGAKPGEGGELPGKKVDENIARIRYSTPGVGLISPPPHHDIYSIEDLAQLIHDLKNANPSARVSVKLVSEVGVGTIAAGVAKAHADHILISGHDGGTGASPITSIKHAGLPWELGIAETHQTLVMNDLRSRVILQTDGQIKTGRDVVMAALLGAEEIGFATAPLVTLGCIMMRKCHLNTCPVGIATQDPALRAKFAGKPEHVVNYLFMVAEEARSIMAELGFRKYNDMVGRSDCLETAAAIRHWKAEGLDLRPILEPAKKPHENVGVFNTQKQDHGLELALDNKLIELAQPAIESREKVRIELPIVNINRTVGTMLSHELSKAWMSDPLPDDTVHIKLTGSAGQSLGAWLAKGVTIELEGDANDYVGKGLSGGRIVIYPPKESSFVAEDNILIGNVVLYGATGGQAYFRGRAAERFCVRNSGAWTVVEGVGDHGCEYMTGGRVVILGETGRNFAAGMSGGAAYVLAADKDAFRVNCNLEMVELESVEDPEDVAELHKLIKTHQKVTGSAVAQRVLDHWPTVLEQFVKVMPTDYKRVLEERRAKAAQSEIEVRVHKTVEPVADPAH; encoded by the coding sequence ATGTCATACGGATATCCCGCCAAGCATGGCCTCTATGACCCGGCGAACGAGAAGGACTCGTGCGGCGTCGGCTTCGTCGCCGACATCAAGGGCCGCCGATCCCACCAGATCGTGCGCGACGCCATCGAGGTGCTTGTGGCGATGGACCACCGCGGGGCCTGCGGATGCGAGAAGAACACCGGCGACGGGGCCGGGATCATGACCGCCCTGCCGCATGAGTTCCTCGCCGACATCGCGCAGGCGACGTTCGGCGTCGCGCTGCCCGCCCCCGGCAAGTTCACCGCGGGCAACGTGTTCCTCCCGCAGGATGAAAAAGAACGCGCCCATTGCAAGCGCTTCGTCGAGAAGGTCATCGTCGAGCAGGGTCAGACGCTCGTCGGCTGGCGCCCCGTGCCGGTCGATGCCAACGGCGCGGACATCGGTCCGACCGCCCGCGATGCCGAGCCGGTCATCGAGCAGCTTTTCATCGCCGCCGCCGAGGGCCTCGACGCCGACGCCTTCGAGCGCCAGCTTTACATCATCCGCAAGCGCGCCTCCAACATGCTCCGCGAGAACCCCGAGCTTTCGCAGGCCAAGATGTTCTACGTCTGCTCGCTGTCGACGAAGGTGATCATCTACAAGGGCATGCTCACGCCCGCGCAGGTCGTGCCGTACTTCCGCGATCTGGCCGACGAGCGGTACACGAGCCACCTGGCGATGGTGCATTCGCGTTTCTCGACGAACACGTTCCCGTCGTGGGACCGCGCTCAGCCGTGCCGCTTCATGAGCCACAACGGCGAGATCAACACGCTGCGCGGCAACGTCAACGCCATGCACGCCCGCGAAGGCGTCGTGCGCAGCGAGCTGTTCGGCGATGAACTCAAAAAATGCTTCCCCATCGCCGAGCCCGACTGCTCCGACTCGGGCAACTTCGACAACGTGCTCGAGTTCCTGCTCATGAACGGGCGCACGCTTCAGGAATCGGTGATGATGATGATCCCCGAGGCGTGGCAGAATCACGAGACGATGGACGAGAAGAAGCGCGCGTTCTACGAGTATCACTCGTGCCTGATGGAGCCGTGGGACGGACCGGCGTCGATCGTGTTCACCGATGGCAAGTACATCGGCGCGGTGCTGGACCGTAACGGTCTGCGCCCCAGCCGCTACTACCTGACGCACGACGACAAGGTCATCATGGCCAGCGAAGTGGGCGTGCTTCCCGTGGACCCCAAGAACGTCAAGCTCAAGGGCCGCCTCCAGCCGGGCAAAATGTTCCTCGTCGATTTCGACAAGGGCCGGCTCGTTCCCGACGCGGAGGTCAAGGGCGATTTCGCCAAGCGGCGTCCGTACAAAAAGTGGCTCAAGGCCCAGCGGATCGAGATGAAGGAGCTGCACACCAAGAACGAGCCGCACGGGTTCGAGCCGCAGACGCTCTTGTCGCGCATGCAGGCGTTCGGGTACACGACCGAGACGATGCAGTTCATGCTTCTGCCGCTCATCAAGGAAAAGCGCGACCCGGTGGGGTCGATGGGCAATGACGCCGCGCTGGCGTGTCTGTCCGACAAGCCGCGCATGATCTATGACTACTTCAAGCAGCTCTTCGCCCAGGTGACGAACCCCGCGATCGACTCGATCCGCGAGGAGATCGTCATGTCGCTCGAGTGCTACATCGGGCCGGAAGCGAACCTTTTGGAAACGACGGAAGGTCATGCCCATCGTCTGCGTCTGCCGGAGCCGATCCTCAACAACGAGGAGATGGCGGCGCTAAGGCATATCGATCATCGCGGATGGAAGAGCAAGGTGATCGACATCACCTGGCCGCGCGCGGAAGGCGCGGCGGGGCTGGGCAAGGCGCTGGACCGCATCTGTAAGGAAGCGGAGGAAGCGGTGGATCAGGGGTTCGCGCTGGTGGTGCTCACGGATCGCGCGATCAACGCGGAGCGCGTGCCGGTCAGCGCCCTGATGGCCACGGGCGCGGTGCATCATCATCTCGTGCGTCAGACCAAGCGCACGCGCATCGGCGTCATCGTCGAAACCGGCGAGGCCCGCGAAGTGCATCACGACTGCCTGCTGTTCGGCTACGGGGCCGACGGCATCAATCCGTACCTGGCGTTCGAGTCGCTCTGGCAGGCCCGGCGCGACGGACTCCTGCGCGAAGAGGGCTACAGCGACTACCAGGTCGTCAGCCGCTACCGCAAGGGCGTCAAAAAGGGCATGCTCAAGGTCATGGCCAAGATGGGCATCTCCACGCTCCAGTCCTACAAGGGCGCGCAGATCTTCGAAGCCATCGGCCTCAAGAGCGATGTCATCGACCGCTGCTTCACCGGCACCGCGTCGCGCATCGCCGGCGTGGACCTGCACGTGCTCGCCGAGGAACTGCTCCGTCGTCACGCTTTGGGCTACCCCGCCCGTGAGCAGGTCGCTCTGCCCGTCCTGCCCAACCCCGGCGAGTTCCACTGGCGCTCGACCGGCGAGCGGCACATGTGGGACCCCCAGTCCATCGCCGACATTCAGGTCGCCGCACGCACCGGCAGCGCCGAAGCGTACTGGCGCTTCGCCAAGCACACCAACGAGGAAGCCACGCGCAAGTGCGCCCTCCGCGGTCTGCTCGGGTTCAAAGCCCATGTCAACGGCGGGCCTATCCCGCTGGGCGAAGTCGAACCGGCGAGCGAAATCGTCAAACGCTTCTGCACCGGCGCGATGAGCTTCGGGTCCATCAGCGCCGAGTCCCACGAAGCGCTGGCCATCGCCATGAACCGCCTCGGCGGCAAGTCCAACACCGGCGAAGGCGGCGAAGACCCCCGGCGGTGGACGCCTGATGCCAACGGCGACTCCCGCCGCTCGGCGATCAAGCAGGTGGCGTCCGGCCGCTTCGGCGTGACGATCGATTACCTGACGAACGCGGATGAACTACAGATCAAGATCAGCCAGGGCGCCAAGCCGGGCGAAGGCGGCGAACTGCCGGGCAAGAAGGTCGACGAGAACATCGCGCGGATTCGCTATTCGACGCCGGGCGTCGGGCTGATTTCGCCGCCGCCGCATCATGACATCTACTCCATCGAGGACCTGGCCCAGCTCATTCACGATCTGAAGAACGCCAATCCGTCGGCGCGCGTCAGCGTGAAGCTGGTGAGCGAAGTCGGCGTGGGCACGATCGCCGCCGGCGTCGCCAAGGCGCATGCCGATCACATTCTGATCAGCGGTCACGACGGCGGGACCGGCGCGTCGCCGATCACGAGCATCAAGCACGCGGGACTTCCCTGGGAGCTGGGCATCGCCGAGACGCATCAGACCCTGGTGATGAACGATCTGCGGAGCCGGGTGATTTTGCAGACGGACGGTCAGATCAAGACCGGGCGCGATGTGGTCATGGCCGCGCTGCTCGGGGCCGAGGAGATCGGCTTCGCGACGGCGCCGCTGGTGACGCTCGGGTGCATCATGATGCGCAAGTGTCATCTGAACACCTGCCCTGTGGGCATCGCGACGCAGGACCCGGCGCTGCGGGCGAAGTTCGCCGGCAAGCCCGAGCATGTGGTCAACTACCTGTTCATGGTGGCGGAGGAAGCGCGGTCGATCATGGCCGAGCTGGGCTTCCGCAAGTACAACGACATGGTCGGCCGCAGCGATTGTCTGGAGACCGCCGCGGCGATCCGGCACTGGAAGGCGGAGGGGCTGGACCTTCGGCCGATTCTCGAGCCGGCGAAGAAGCCGCACGAGAACGTCGGCGTGTTCAACACGCAGAAGCAGGACCATGGCCTGGAACTGGCCCTGGACAACAAGCTCATCGAACTGGCCCAGCCGGCCATCGAGAGCCGCGAGAAGGTCCGCATCGAGTTACCGATCGTCAACATCAACCGGACGGTCGGCACGATGCTCAGCCATGAGCTTTCCAAGGCGTGGATGAGCGATCCCTTGCCGGACGACACGGTGCATATCAAGCTGACCGGGTCGGCGGGACAGTCGCTGGGGGCGTGGCTGGCCAAAGGCGTCACCATCGAGCTGGAAGGCGATGCCAACGACTACGTGGGCAAGGGTCTGTCCGGCGGGCGCATCGTGATCTATCCCCCGAAGGAATCGAGCTTTGTGGCGGAGGACAACATCCTGATCGGCAACGTCGTGCTCTATGGCGCGACGGGGGGTCAGGCCTATTTCCGGGGTCGGGCGGCGGAGCGCTTCTGCGTCCGAAATTCGGGGGCGTGGACGGTCGTCGAAGGCGTCGGCGATCACGGATGCGAATATATGACCGGCGGCCGCGTTGTTATTCTTGGTGAGACCGGTCGCAACTTCGCGGCGGGGATGTCCGGCGGCGCAGCGTATGTGCTCGCCGCCGATAAAGACGCCTTCCGCGTCAATTGCAACCTTGAAATGGTCGAACTAGAAAGTGTTGAGGACCCGGAAGATGTGGCGGAGCTGCACAAGCTCATCAAGACGCATCAGAAGGTCACGGGGTCGGCGGTGGCGCAGCGCGTGCTGGACCACTGGCCGACCGTGCTTGAACAGTTCGTGAAGGTGATGCCCACGGACTACAAGCGCGTGCTGGAGGAACGTCGCGCCAAGGCGGCGCAGTCGGAAATCGAAGTCCGCGTTCACAAGACGGTCGAGCCGGTCGCTGATCCCGCCCACTGA
- a CDS encoding LysR family transcriptional regulator, which yields MYTDGPMQTDAIRLFCDVAQHRSVSKGASANGVTQSAASQRIRALEKELGVQLIDRSTRPLQLTQAGELYHRECRKIIERYEQLTAQISGKFTNGSLRGEVTVAAIYSAGIDLLNKIKADFEAHHPKVSVSISYVQPDVVYDRVQHEQCDLGILSYPERFRDMMSLPLRDEIMAVVTRPDHELAGAASVHAEDLSEYEMVNFDQTLPIGRRIRKHLREAGVEPNIVSQFDNIDTIKTFVAQTGAVAILPRRTVQSEAAAGVLAVMPLEPRLVRPVGIVYMRHREQSPLVKAFIDYLMKDRSKAQGEAAIPARPAEVSA from the coding sequence ATGTATACTGATGGACCTATGCAAACGGATGCGATTCGATTGTTCTGCGATGTGGCCCAGCATCGCAGCGTGTCGAAGGGCGCCAGCGCCAATGGGGTGACCCAGTCGGCGGCGTCGCAGCGCATCCGCGCGCTGGAGAAGGAACTGGGCGTGCAGCTGATCGATCGCTCGACCCGGCCCCTGCAACTGACGCAGGCGGGTGAGCTTTATCATCGCGAGTGCCGCAAGATCATCGAACGCTACGAGCAGCTCACCGCGCAGATCAGCGGCAAGTTCACCAACGGCTCGCTCCGCGGCGAGGTGACGGTGGCGGCGATCTACTCGGCGGGGATTGACCTGCTCAACAAGATCAAGGCCGACTTTGAGGCCCATCACCCCAAGGTCAGCGTTTCGATCAGCTATGTGCAGCCGGACGTCGTGTACGACCGGGTGCAGCATGAGCAATGCGATCTGGGGATTCTTTCGTACCCGGAGCGCTTCCGGGACATGATGTCGCTGCCGCTGCGCGATGAGATCATGGCTGTGGTGACCCGGCCGGATCACGAGCTTGCGGGGGCGGCGTCGGTGCATGCGGAGGATTTGTCGGAGTACGAGATGGTGAACTTCGATCAGACGCTGCCGATCGGGCGTCGGATCCGAAAGCATCTTCGTGAGGCGGGTGTCGAACCGAACATTGTCAGCCAGTTTGACAATATCGACACCATCAAGACGTTCGTGGCTCAGACGGGTGCGGTGGCGATCCTGCCGCGCCGGACGGTGCAGAGCGAGGCGGCGGCGGGGGTGCTGGCGGTCATGCCGCTCGAACCCCGGCTGGTGCGTCCGGTGGGCATCGTCTACATGCGTCACCGCGAACAGAGTCCGTTGGTAAAGGCGTTCATCGATTATCTCATGAAAGACCGTTCCAAAGCGCAGGGCGAAGCGGCCATCCCGGCCCGTCCCGCGGAGGTTTCGGCCTAA